The Populus trichocarpa isolate Nisqually-1 chromosome 2, P.trichocarpa_v4.1, whole genome shotgun sequence genome has a window encoding:
- the LOC7474533 gene encoding calcium-binding protein CML37 yields the protein MKSHSVSSPPYSTPANSSPLARLRRKLSPRKSHDKPHPTSVNNSTSALNVVDHNNELRGVFNYFDENGDGKISPAELQSCITSVGGKLSIEEAEAAIRFSDMDGDGLLGFQDFLCLMTGNLSEEEKTEDLRQAFGLYETEPGSGCITHSSLKRMLSRLGESNSINDCKAIIRTFDLNGDGVLSFHEFAVMMR from the coding sequence ATGAAATCACACTCGGTTTCATCTCCACCTTATTCAACTCCCGCCAATTCATCTCCTCTTGCAAGATTACGTCGTAAACTATCTCCAAGGAAATCCCACGACAAACCACATCCCACAAGCGTCAACAACTCAACTAGTGCTCTTAATGTGGTAGATCACAACAACGAGCTCCGAGGGGTCTTCAATTACTTTGACGAAAATGGAGATGGAAAGATATCTCCTGCTGAGTTACAGTCCTGTATTACCTCTGTTGGAGGTAAGCTTTCCATCGAGGAAGCTGAGGCTGCCATCAGGTTCTCTGATATGGATGGAGACGGGCTTTTGGGGTTCCAGGACTTCCTATGCTTGATGACAGGCAATCTTTCAGAGGAAGAGAAGACCGAGGATCTCAGACAGGCTTTTGGATTGTACGAGACTGAGCCTGGCTCTGGCTGCATCACTCATTCCAGCTTGAAGCGGATGTTGAGTCGATTGGGGGAGTCCAATTCCATCAACGACTGCAAGGCTATCATCCGTACCTTCGACCTCAATGGAGACGGTGTTCTTAGCTTCCACGAGTTTGCTGTCATGATGCGCTAG